In Providencia rettgeri, the following proteins share a genomic window:
- a CDS encoding PTS sugar transporter subunit IIB, translating into MNKKNIYLFCSAGMSTSLLVNKMRLQAEKYDVPVNIEAFPESLASEKGVDADVILLGPQIAWMLSDIQKLLPNKPVEVIDSLLYGKVDGLGVLKAAVAIIKKQTAS; encoded by the coding sequence ATGAATAAGAAAAATATTTATCTATTTTGTTCTGCAGGAATGTCTACCTCACTGCTAGTTAACAAAATGAGACTGCAAGCAGAAAAATACGATGTACCTGTCAATATAGAAGCCTTCCCTGAAAGCTTAGCTTCAGAAAAAGGTGTCGATGCGGATGTCATATTGCTGGGCCCGCAAATTGCGTGGATGTTATCGGATATTCAGAAATTATTACCTAATAAGCCAGTTGAAGTCATTGATTCACTCTTATACGGAAAAGTGGATGGGCTTGGTGTACTAAAAGCCGCCGTTGCAATTATAAAAAAACAAACAGCAAGTTAA
- the nlpE gene encoding envelope stress response activation lipoprotein NlpE (NlpE, an outer membrane lipoprotein, interacts directly with CpxA, the sensor histidine kinase of the Cpx system for response to envelope stress.), which produces MKKSLMLVLMAVGSITLAGCQSATKNTDAAPVDKVYTGVLPCADCSGIEATLLVNQDGSYVEQLVYLGTRDGDTAFHDTGKWDIENNKLRATNPKGESTYFAQSEDGQSVTLLDLEGNPIETQMNYTLDQVKPSKKVGQYRYMADAAVFTECASGRQYATSGIELEKAYGETGVDGGTPVYAEIEGYYTIRPSMEDGQFDAALVPTGEIKFDKTASCN; this is translated from the coding sequence ATGAAAAAATCACTAATGTTAGTCTTAATGGCGGTTGGAAGCATTACGTTAGCTGGCTGCCAAAGTGCGACAAAAAATACTGATGCAGCACCAGTCGATAAAGTCTATACAGGGGTTTTACCTTGTGCTGATTGCTCTGGTATTGAGGCAACATTGTTAGTTAACCAAGATGGTAGTTATGTTGAACAACTGGTTTATTTAGGCACTAGAGATGGTGATACCGCTTTTCATGATACTGGTAAGTGGGATATAGAAAATAATAAATTACGTGCAACTAATCCTAAAGGTGAAAGTACTTATTTTGCTCAGTCGGAAGATGGCCAATCAGTGACCTTATTGGATTTAGAAGGCAATCCGATTGAAACACAGATGAATTATACATTAGACCAAGTTAAGCCGAGTAAAAAAGTGGGACAGTACCGCTATATGGCTGATGCCGCTGTCTTCACAGAGTGTGCTAGTGGTCGTCAATACGCAACTTCTGGCATCGAATTAGAAAAAGCGTATGGTGAAACAGGAGTTGATGGTGGTACGCCTGTCTACGCAGAAATTGAAGGTTATTATACAATTCGCCCTTCAATGGAAGATGGCCAGTTTGATGCCGCATTAGTACCAACTGGTGAGATTAAATTCGACAAAACAGCTTCTTGTAACTAA
- the rof gene encoding Rho-binding antiterminator, with the protein MSTDTEYQPINCDDYEYLEIACQRQLKLQIALNDGMNIEGQASDLLLRKKVEYLIVETHEGTKELRLDCIISFSHPEIGTIVVDHSH; encoded by the coding sequence ATGTCTACAGATACTGAATATCAACCTATCAATTGTGATGATTACGAATATCTAGAAATCGCATGCCAACGCCAACTAAAGTTGCAAATAGCACTTAATGACGGCATGAATATTGAGGGGCAGGCCAGTGATTTACTCCTACGAAAAAAAGTTGAGTACCTGATTGTTGAAACACATGAAGGAACCAAGGAGTTAAGATTGGATTGCATAATTTCCTTCAGTCATCCAGAAATCGGCACGATTGTTGTCGACCACTCTCACTAA
- the tilS gene encoding tRNA lysidine(34) synthetase TilS: protein MIQHSQVIVERVLNKINGIQKILVGFSGGIDSTVLLHALYLIRQQQLPSLEIRAIHVHHGLNSKANEWEQHCAQLCLQWDIPFICRHVVVDSSQKGIEAAARDARYQAYREELQEGEVLVTAQHLDDQAETFMLALKRGSGPAGLSSMPEVLAFTACSGSTWLLRPLLTTPRIALEAYMQEQKLSWVEDDSNQDDRYDRNFLRLNVMPVLVERWPHFSSAVARSAALCAEQESLLDELLKDTLENMMDYRGGLFIDDLKACSSSKRNALIRRWVGLHQLPMPPFNQLERIWQEVALARQDADPICQLGQFEIRRYQGALWVVKRINSLVNQQFEWDFPKVFKLPGSLGILRVMEGEGQIRPPKPDEMVTIRFGLQGTLNIVGRHRSRSSKKIWQELGVAPWMRERVPLIYYNDQLITAVGCFITPEGVVDEASLGIAIDWQKEGEFKVLH from the coding sequence ATGATACAGCATTCGCAAGTCATTGTTGAACGGGTTCTCAATAAAATAAACGGTATTCAAAAAATTCTAGTGGGGTTCAGTGGCGGTATTGATTCAACTGTTTTATTACATGCGCTTTATCTTATTCGGCAACAGCAACTCCCTTCACTAGAAATTCGCGCTATTCATGTTCACCATGGGTTGAATAGTAAAGCAAATGAATGGGAGCAGCACTGTGCTCAATTATGTTTACAGTGGGACATTCCTTTCATTTGCCGACATGTCGTGGTTGACTCAAGCCAAAAAGGTATTGAAGCTGCGGCACGAGATGCCCGTTATCAGGCTTACCGAGAAGAGTTACAAGAGGGTGAGGTGTTAGTCACAGCTCAACACCTTGATGACCAAGCAGAAACTTTCATGTTAGCGCTAAAGCGTGGCAGTGGGCCTGCTGGGTTATCTTCAATGCCTGAAGTATTAGCTTTTACCGCGTGTAGTGGCTCAACATGGTTGTTACGTCCATTGCTTACAACGCCTCGTATAGCGCTAGAAGCTTATATGCAAGAGCAGAAATTATCGTGGGTTGAAGACGATAGTAACCAAGATGACCGTTATGATAGAAATTTTTTGCGATTGAATGTCATGCCAGTTTTGGTTGAGCGCTGGCCTCATTTTTCTAGTGCAGTTGCCCGTAGTGCGGCGCTATGTGCGGAGCAAGAAAGCTTACTCGATGAATTATTAAAAGACACCCTTGAAAACATGATGGACTATCGAGGCGGGCTATTTATTGATGACCTGAAAGCCTGCTCATCATCAAAGCGCAATGCACTTATTCGTCGCTGGGTTGGGTTGCATCAGCTACCCATGCCACCTTTTAATCAATTGGAACGAATTTGGCAAGAAGTGGCATTAGCTCGTCAGGATGCGGATCCTATTTGCCAACTAGGGCAATTTGAAATTCGTCGTTATCAGGGGGCGTTGTGGGTTGTTAAGCGAATTAATAGCTTAGTAAATCAACAGTTTGAATGGGACTTTCCTAAGGTTTTTAAATTGCCTGGATCCTTGGGAATTTTACGGGTTATGGAAGGTGAGGGGCAAATACGTCCGCCCAAACCAGATGAAATGGTGACAATTCGTTTTGGGCTGCAAGGCACGCTAAACATTGTAGGGCGTCATCGTTCCAGAAGCAGTAAGAAGATCTGGCAAGAATTAGGTGTAGCGCCATGGATGAGAGAAAGAGTGCCATTAATCTATTATAACGACCAGCTCATTACCGCAGTAGGGTGCTTTATTACCCCTGAGGGGGTAGTTGATGAAGCGTCTCTGGGGATTGCTATCGATTGGCAAAAAGAGGGTGAATTTAAGGTATTGCACTAA
- a CDS encoding DMT family transporter, whose translation MRQYNYLLYAFTCVLIWSFIPIVSRFGQEGMDSFQFLFWSNLISAISVIIVAFASGYRLTKLFILPRDVLIKVFVLGFLDCLFYLLLYYGYSIENGIAVLVIQYSWPLVIILLSVVLLKDKLVGRQVVGIIIGFIAVIITFTKGQITQLHVENPTALLLVFSGAFCFALMSVFSRQYSIDPYISTVWLFIFSTLTSFVLLMLFSEMRLPSKAAFWPTLVNGILINGVSYILWFKAMNTGHSAKIASVIFLSPVLSVLWLVLILNDAFEVAYIAGVLLVIISGILCIGSKKHGQKL comes from the coding sequence GTGCGACAATATAATTATTTGCTATATGCTTTTACTTGCGTATTGATATGGAGCTTTATTCCTATTGTCTCTCGTTTTGGGCAGGAAGGTATGGATAGTTTCCAATTCCTTTTCTGGTCAAACTTAATTTCTGCGATATCTGTAATTATTGTTGCGTTTGCTTCAGGATATCGGCTAACAAAATTGTTTATTTTGCCAAGAGATGTACTAATCAAAGTCTTTGTTCTTGGGTTTCTTGATTGTTTATTCTACTTGTTACTGTACTACGGATATTCCATTGAAAATGGTATCGCCGTATTGGTCATTCAATATAGCTGGCCATTAGTTATTATCTTGTTATCAGTGGTATTGCTAAAAGACAAATTAGTGGGAAGACAAGTCGTTGGTATCATTATTGGCTTTATTGCAGTAATTATCACTTTCACCAAAGGGCAAATTACTCAACTTCATGTTGAAAATCCAACAGCATTATTACTGGTTTTTAGTGGTGCATTTTGTTTCGCACTAATGTCAGTTTTCTCCCGCCAATATTCGATTGACCCTTATATTAGTACCGTATGGTTATTTATTTTTTCAACGCTGACTTCTTTTGTCTTATTGATGCTGTTCAGTGAAATGAGATTACCTTCAAAAGCCGCTTTTTGGCCAACATTAGTTAATGGCATTTTAATCAATGGAGTGTCTTATATTTTGTGGTTCAAGGCGATGAATACAGGGCATTCAGCAAAAATTGCTTCTGTGATATTTTTATCTCCCGTATTATCGGTACTCTGGTTAGTGTTAATCTTAAATGATGCTTTTGAAGTTGCTTATATTGCAGGGGTATTACTAGTAATTATTTCTGGTATTTTGTGTATTGGTTCCAAAAAACATGGTCAGAAATTATGA
- the accA gene encoding acetyl-CoA carboxylase carboxyl transferase subunit alpha yields the protein MSLDFLDFEQPIAELEAKIDSLTAVSRQDNNLEVNLDEEVARLREKSVELTRKIFSDLGAWQIAKLARHPRRPYTLDYISRIFTDFQELAGDRAYADDKAIVGGMARLDGRPVMIIGHQKGRETKEKIRRNFGMPAPEGYRKALRLMELAERFNLPIITFIDTPGAYPGVGAEERGQSEAIARNLREMSRLSVPVICTVIGEGGSGGALAIGVGDKVNMLQYSTYSVISPEGCASILWKSADKAPLAAEAMGITAPRLKELKLIDNVIPEPLGGAHRNYDEIAEQLKARLTEDLDELEALDAEALKNRRYQRLMDYGYC from the coding sequence ATGAGTCTGGATTTTCTTGATTTTGAACAGCCAATCGCAGAATTAGAAGCGAAAATTGATTCTCTAACAGCGGTTAGCCGTCAAGATAACAACTTAGAAGTCAACCTAGATGAAGAGGTTGCTCGTTTACGTGAAAAAAGTGTTGAACTGACACGTAAAATTTTCTCTGATCTAGGAGCTTGGCAAATCGCTAAACTCGCTCGTCACCCACGTCGTCCATATACATTGGATTATATTTCTCGCATTTTTACTGATTTCCAAGAATTAGCAGGGGATCGTGCTTATGCAGATGATAAAGCCATTGTTGGTGGGATGGCGCGTCTAGATGGCCGTCCAGTCATGATTATTGGGCATCAGAAAGGGCGTGAGACAAAAGAAAAAATCCGTCGTAATTTTGGTATGCCAGCCCCAGAAGGTTACCGTAAGGCATTGCGTCTGATGGAACTGGCTGAGCGTTTTAACTTGCCTATTATTACCTTTATCGATACCCCTGGAGCTTATCCGGGCGTTGGTGCTGAAGAGCGCGGCCAATCAGAAGCTATCGCTCGTAATTTACGTGAAATGTCTCGTTTATCTGTTCCGGTCATTTGTACCGTTATTGGTGAAGGTGGCTCTGGTGGTGCACTTGCTATCGGTGTGGGTGATAAAGTCAATATGCTGCAATACAGCACTTATTCTGTTATTTCACCAGAAGGCTGTGCATCTATTCTGTGGAAAAGCGCAGATAAAGCACCATTAGCAGCAGAAGCAATGGGGATTACGGCTCCACGCCTTAAAGAATTAAAATTAATTGATAATGTGATCCCTGAACCATTAGGCGGTGCACATCGTAATTATGATGAAATTGCAGAACAGTTAAAAGCACGCCTGACTGAAGATTTAGACGAATTAGAAGCGTTAGATGCTGAAGCATTGAAAAACCGTCGCTATCAGCGCCTGATGGACTATGGTTATTGTTAA
- the dnaE gene encoding DNA polymerase III subunit alpha, with protein MASPRFIHLRVHSDYSMIDGLAKTGPLVKKVASMGMPAFAITDFTNLCGLVRFYGAAHGAGIKPIIGADFYVESELLGDEISHLTVLARNNEGYQNLTLLISEAYQKGYGAVGPTIKREWLAKHKDGLILLSGGRKGDVGQFLLRGNQALVDECLAFYETHFPDSYYLELVRTGRPDEESYLHAAVELATKKGLPVVATNDVCFIESSDFDAHEIRVAIHDGFTLVDPKRPKNYSPQQYLRSEEEMCELFADIPEALENSVEIAKRCNVTIRLGEYFLPQFPTGDMKTEDFLVMRSKEGLEERLEFLFPDEKIRAERRPEYDERLDIELNVINQMGFPGYFLIVMEFIQWSKDNGVPVGPGRGSGAGSLVAYALKITDLDPLEFDLLFERFLNPERVSMPDFDVDFCMEKRDQVIDHVAQMYGREAVSQIITFGTMAAKAVIRDVGRVLGHPYGFVDRISKLVPPDPGMTLEKAFEAEPQLPEIYEADEEVKALIDMARKLEGVTRNAGKHAGGVVIAPTKITDFAPLYCDAEGNNPVTQFDKNDVEYAGLVKFDFLGLRTLTIINWALEMINARRAKKNLEPIDIAAIPLHDQKSFDMLQRSETTAVFQLESRGMKDLIKRLRPDCFEDMIALVALFRPGPLQSGMVDNFIDRKHGREEISYPDVQWQHESLKPVLEPTYGIILYQEQVMQIAQVLAGYTLGGADMLRRAMGKKKPEEMAKQRSVFEEGAIKNGVDGELSMKIFDLVEKFAGYGFNKSHSAAYALVSYQTLWLKAHYPAEFMAAVMTADMDNTEKVVGLVDECWRMGLKVLPPDINSGLYHFHVNDEGEIVYGIGAIKGVGEGPIEAIVEARQQGGIFKEIFDLCARVDIKKINRRVMEKLIMAGAFDRLGPHRAALMSSLEDALKAADQHAKAEAIGQADMFGVLAEAPEQVESSYASVPKWPEQVVLDGERETLGLYLTGHPITRYLSEIERYTNGLRLKDVNPTPRGQVTTVVGLVLSAKVITTKRGNRIGICTLDDRSGRLDIMLFSDALDKYQHMLEKDNILIATGQVSFDDFNGGNKMTVRELMDISEAREKYARGLAISLSDKQINDQLLNRLRSTLEPHRSGTIPVHLYYQKDDARAKLKFGVVWRVTPVDLLLNDLRTLLGSEQVELEFD; from the coding sequence ATGGCATCACCTCGTTTTATTCATTTACGCGTCCACAGTGACTATTCCATGATTGATGGGCTAGCCAAAACGGGGCCACTGGTTAAAAAAGTGGCTTCGATGGGCATGCCTGCGTTTGCGATCACCGATTTTACTAACCTTTGTGGGTTAGTCCGGTTTTATGGTGCAGCGCATGGGGCGGGGATCAAGCCAATTATTGGTGCTGATTTTTATGTGGAAAGTGAACTATTAGGTGATGAAATATCCCACTTAACTGTTTTGGCACGTAATAATGAAGGTTATCAAAACCTTACCTTACTAATTTCTGAAGCATACCAAAAGGGCTATGGTGCGGTTGGGCCAACCATAAAACGAGAATGGCTGGCCAAGCACAAAGACGGCTTGATTCTGCTGTCAGGTGGCCGTAAAGGGGATGTCGGGCAATTTCTATTAAGGGGAAATCAAGCCTTAGTGGATGAGTGCCTTGCATTCTATGAAACCCATTTTCCAGATAGCTACTATTTAGAATTGGTTAGGACAGGGCGACCTGATGAAGAGAGTTATCTACATGCGGCTGTCGAGTTAGCGACTAAAAAAGGCCTACCTGTCGTTGCAACGAATGATGTTTGCTTTATTGAAAGTAGTGATTTTGATGCTCATGAAATACGTGTTGCTATCCATGATGGTTTTACATTAGTCGATCCCAAAAGGCCTAAAAATTATAGCCCTCAGCAATATTTACGTTCCGAAGAAGAGATGTGTGAGCTGTTTGCTGACATCCCTGAAGCGCTAGAAAACAGTGTAGAGATTGCTAAGCGTTGTAATGTAACTATCCGTCTAGGTGAATACTTCTTACCTCAATTCCCAACAGGGGATATGAAAACAGAAGACTTTTTAGTTATGCGCTCTAAAGAAGGGCTCGAAGAGCGTTTAGAATTTTTATTTCCTGATGAAAAAATTAGAGCAGAAAGACGTCCTGAGTATGATGAACGTTTAGACATCGAACTCAACGTAATCAACCAAATGGGTTTCCCCGGCTACTTCTTGATTGTTATGGAGTTTATCCAATGGTCGAAGGATAACGGCGTACCCGTTGGGCCAGGACGAGGCTCAGGGGCGGGTTCCCTTGTTGCCTACGCATTAAAAATTACAGACCTTGACCCACTGGAATTTGATTTACTGTTTGAGCGTTTTTTGAACCCTGAGCGTGTTTCCATGCCTGACTTTGACGTCGATTTCTGCATGGAAAAACGCGATCAAGTGATTGATCACGTGGCTCAAATGTATGGCCGTGAGGCGGTTTCTCAAATCATTACCTTTGGTACGATGGCGGCAAAAGCGGTTATCCGCGACGTGGGGCGCGTACTTGGGCATCCATATGGTTTTGTTGATAGAATTTCAAAATTAGTGCCGCCAGATCCTGGTATGACACTGGAAAAAGCGTTCGAAGCAGAACCTCAGTTACCTGAGATTTATGAGGCTGATGAAGAGGTTAAAGCGCTTATCGATATGGCGCGTAAACTCGAAGGTGTCACACGAAATGCCGGTAAACATGCAGGTGGGGTGGTTATCGCTCCAACTAAAATTACGGACTTTGCCCCACTTTATTGTGATGCGGAAGGCAATAACCCCGTCACACAATTCGATAAAAACGATGTCGAATATGCAGGGCTAGTGAAGTTCGACTTCCTCGGCTTACGGACGTTGACGATCATTAACTGGGCGTTGGAAATGATCAACGCGCGTCGCGCTAAGAAAAACTTAGAGCCGATTGATATTGCTGCTATTCCGCTACACGATCAAAAAAGTTTTGATATGCTGCAGCGCTCAGAAACCACAGCGGTATTCCAGTTAGAATCACGTGGAATGAAGGACTTAATTAAGCGATTACGTCCTGACTGCTTCGAAGATATGATCGCACTGGTAGCATTGTTCCGTCCAGGACCACTGCAGTCAGGCATGGTAGATAACTTTATTGACCGTAAGCATGGTCGTGAAGAAATTTCGTACCCAGATGTGCAGTGGCAACATGAATCATTAAAACCTGTTCTAGAGCCCACATATGGTATTATTTTATACCAAGAACAGGTTATGCAGATTGCTCAGGTTTTAGCTGGGTACACACTCGGCGGTGCAGATATGCTGCGCCGTGCGATGGGAAAAAAGAAACCTGAAGAAATGGCGAAGCAGCGTTCTGTTTTTGAAGAGGGAGCAATCAAAAACGGGGTAGACGGCGAGTTATCAATGAAAATCTTTGACTTGGTAGAGAAATTTGCCGGTTATGGGTTTAATAAATCGCATTCAGCTGCCTATGCATTAGTTTCATACCAAACACTGTGGCTCAAAGCCCACTATCCCGCTGAATTTATGGCAGCAGTCATGACCGCAGATATGGATAACACGGAAAAAGTGGTTGGTTTAGTTGACGAATGTTGGCGCATGGGCTTAAAAGTATTGCCACCAGATATCAATAGTGGGCTTTATCACTTCCATGTGAATGATGAAGGTGAGATAGTTTACGGCATCGGTGCAATTAAAGGGGTCGGTGAAGGCCCGATTGAAGCGATTGTTGAAGCGCGTCAACAAGGCGGGATATTTAAAGAGATTTTTGACCTTTGTGCGCGAGTTGATATTAAAAAAATTAACCGTCGTGTGATGGAAAAGCTTATTATGGCAGGGGCATTTGACCGATTAGGCCCTCACCGTGCAGCATTGATGTCTTCCCTTGAGGATGCGTTAAAAGCGGCTGACCAACATGCTAAAGCAGAGGCAATAGGCCAAGCAGATATGTTTGGTGTCTTAGCGGAAGCACCCGAACAAGTTGAAAGTTCATATGCAAGCGTACCTAAATGGCCAGAGCAGGTGGTATTGGATGGTGAACGCGAGACGCTTGGTTTATATTTAACAGGGCATCCAATAACACGATACTTGAGCGAAATAGAGCGTTATACTAACGGGCTTAGATTAAAAGATGTGAACCCCACCCCTCGTGGTCAAGTGACAACTGTGGTAGGTTTAGTACTTTCAGCTAAAGTGATTACAACCAAGCGTGGAAATAGAATTGGTATTTGTACGCTTGATGATCGTTCCGGTCGTCTGGATATTATGTTATTTTCAGATGCGCTCGATAAATACCAACATATGTTGGAAAAAGACAATATCCTGATAGCCACCGGTCAGGTCAGCTTTGATGATTTCAATGGTGGTAATAAAATGACAGTGCGTGAGTTAATGGACATTAGTGAAGCAAGGGAAAAATATGCTCGAGGACTTGCAATTTCACTGTCAGATAAACAAATTAACGATCAATTGCTGAACCGGCTTCGTAGCACTCTTGAACCTCATCGTTCAGGAACGATCCCGGTTCATCTGTATTACCAGAAGGATGATGCCAGAGCCAAGCTTAAATTTGGTGTTGTTTGGCGTGTGACGCCAGTGGATCTTCTTCTGAACGATCTTCGAACTCTGCTGGGTAGTGAGCAGGTAGAATTAGAATTTGACTAA
- the rnhB gene encoding ribonuclease HII — protein sequence MEFIYPKANIIAGVDEVGRGPLVGAVVTAAVILDPNKPIAGLADSKKLTEKKREKLFDEIQEKALCWCIGRAEPEEIDNINILHATMLAMQRAVAGLSIVPEYVLIDGNRCPELPMPSQAVIKGDSLVQEISAASILAKVIRDREMVELDIAFPEYGFAKHKGYPTAYHLEKLAQYGATEFHRKSFAPVRRALDSNK from the coding sequence ATGGAATTTATCTATCCAAAAGCAAATATAATTGCTGGTGTTGATGAGGTGGGCCGAGGTCCATTAGTTGGCGCTGTAGTGACTGCAGCGGTGATCCTTGATCCCAATAAGCCAATTGCAGGGCTGGCAGACTCAAAAAAACTCACCGAAAAAAAACGTGAGAAATTATTTGATGAAATTCAGGAAAAAGCGCTGTGTTGGTGCATCGGCCGCGCAGAGCCAGAAGAAATTGATAATATAAATATATTACATGCAACCATGTTAGCTATGCAGCGCGCCGTTGCAGGTTTATCTATTGTTCCTGAGTATGTTCTCATTGACGGCAACCGCTGCCCTGAGTTGCCAATGCCTTCACAGGCAGTAATTAAAGGCGACAGTTTAGTACAAGAAATTAGCGCGGCATCCATTTTAGCTAAAGTGATCAGAGATAGGGAAATGGTTGAGCTAGACATAGCCTTTCCTGAATATGGCTTTGCGAAGCATAAAGGCTATCCAACGGCTTATCATTTAGAAAAATTGGCGCAGTATGGCGCAACCGAATTCCATCGTAAAAGCTTTGCTCCTGTGAGAAGAGCTTTAGACAGCAATAAGTAG